A genomic segment from Kyrpidia tusciae DSM 2912 encodes:
- a CDS encoding VOC family protein: protein MGVEHRGILRVAYVWIGLNDLKKASRFYRETLGLVETAGERERVYLRCWHEPFHHSLIVEQTAENRLVEIGLEVRDGQDLDALQGKLAARGIPVERAESESVIKGIGRSISFHIPGGHRFRVFDSMEEVGYVTGYASPDWNVPRALRGTPAPLFLGHVGITSPHPEETIRFLQEVLEFQISEWIKAGDNGSPMSALLFRTTNGQDIAVFPGKEAGLHHIAFVKLDETDILNDSTFLVEDGVKIDLYGLTLQSYGKTYSLYLYDPFGVRLELFSGGRFSELHPEYQPVVWTESQLKKALSYYDNFLNEDFLKASL, encoded by the coding sequence ATGGGCGTCGAACATCGGGGTATCCTCAGAGTGGCCTACGTATGGATCGGCCTGAATGATTTGAAAAAGGCGAGTCGCTTTTATCGGGAAACGCTGGGGCTTGTGGAAACGGCCGGGGAACGGGAACGCGTGTACCTGCGCTGCTGGCACGAACCTTTTCACCACAGCCTGATCGTGGAGCAGACCGCGGAGAATCGGTTGGTCGAAATCGGTCTTGAGGTGCGCGATGGTCAGGATCTGGATGCGCTCCAAGGGAAATTGGCGGCTCGCGGCATTCCGGTGGAGAGAGCGGAGTCGGAGAGTGTCATCAAGGGCATCGGCAGGTCCATTTCGTTTCACATTCCCGGAGGGCACAGATTTCGAGTGTTTGATTCCATGGAAGAGGTGGGGTATGTCACGGGGTATGCCTCCCCCGACTGGAATGTTCCCAGGGCACTTCGGGGCACTCCTGCTCCTTTATTCCTGGGACATGTGGGCATTACCTCTCCCCACCCGGAGGAAACCATTCGGTTCCTTCAAGAGGTACTCGAGTTTCAGATCTCCGAATGGATCAAAGCCGGGGACAACGGTTCGCCGATGTCGGCCCTGTTGTTCCGCACGACCAACGGCCAAGACATTGCGGTTTTCCCGGGGAAAGAGGCCGGGTTGCACCACATCGCTTTTGTAAAATTGGATGAAACAGATATCCTGAACGACTCCACATTTCTCGTGGAGGACGGCGTGAAGATTGATTTGTACGGGCTCACGCTGCAGTCTTACGGGAAAACGTATTCCCTGTACCTGTACGATCCGTTCGGCGTGAGGCTGGAATTGTTCTCCGGCGGACGATTCAGTGAATTGCATCCCGAGTATCAGCCCGTGGTGTGGACGGAATCGCAATTGAAAAAGGCATTGTCGTATTATGATAACTTCTTGAATGAGGACTTTCTAAAAGCCAGTTTATGA
- a CDS encoding VOC family protein: MSVNRVAHVGLHVTDLEAAVNHYANVLGLVVSDRREGEVYLRTPEDQDHHVLMLKASDSAGLDHVGLKVNRPEDVEEIEKLVERTGTRAVRVAENEEAGQGEGIRFIVPSGQTFEVVYHMDKLGYLSGMENPDPVPDESAFGRALLSRLDHLLISTADAEENSKFFREVLDFGTSETLRDPSGKLLASWMYCTNTMHDVAMSPGPNGGLHHVAFWVDSRADLVRAVNLLKKNGVRTFDYAMTRHGVSGVTTIYFHDPAGNRNEIFHGPYFTPGAPNRVQEVAWDMENFPRGVFYYEREMDMKFFEDLT, translated from the coding sequence ATGTCAGTGAACAGAGTGGCTCATGTGGGGTTGCATGTCACCGATTTGGAAGCGGCGGTCAACCATTACGCCAATGTGCTCGGCTTGGTGGTGTCCGACCGCCGGGAGGGGGAAGTGTACCTGCGGACGCCGGAGGATCAGGACCACCATGTCTTGATGCTCAAGGCGTCGGACAGCGCCGGGTTGGACCACGTGGGGCTGAAGGTGAATCGCCCGGAGGACGTCGAGGAGATTGAAAAACTCGTGGAACGGACGGGAACCCGGGCCGTGCGGGTGGCGGAGAACGAAGAGGCCGGCCAAGGTGAGGGCATTCGCTTCATCGTTCCCTCGGGGCAGACCTTTGAAGTGGTCTATCACATGGATAAACTCGGCTATCTCTCAGGCATGGAAAACCCGGACCCGGTGCCGGATGAATCCGCCTTTGGGCGGGCGCTGCTGTCCCGGCTGGACCATTTGCTGATTTCAACGGCAGATGCGGAAGAAAACAGCAAATTTTTTAGGGAGGTTTTGGACTTCGGCACCAGCGAGACGTTGAGGGATCCGTCGGGGAAATTGTTGGCCAGTTGGATGTATTGCACCAACACGATGCACGATGTGGCGATGTCGCCGGGCCCCAACGGGGGCTTGCACCACGTGGCTTTTTGGGTGGATAGCCGGGCCGATCTGGTGCGGGCTGTGAATCTCTTGAAAAAGAACGGCGTTCGAACCTTTGATTACGCCATGACCCGCCACGGTGTCAGCGGAGTGACGACGATTTATTTCCACGATCCCGCCGGCAATCGGAACGAGATTTTCCACGGCCCTTATTTCACCCCCGGGGCCCCGAACCGCGTTCAGGAGGTCGCGTGGGATATGGAGAATTTCCCGCGCGGGGTCTTCTACTACGAACGGGAAATGGACATGAAATTTTTTGAAGATTTGACCTAG
- a CDS encoding 2Fe-2S iron-sulfur cluster binding domain-containing protein, whose amino-acid sequence MRKYRIQIFGEGDDHPQILDCEEGEVITDAAERAGILIRVTCANGGCGACRAEVVEGMVGYTGPVSRKKRVDPATGNLKYELLCRATPLSDVVVRPLNGWKQKKQKVWAEIRPNPISGGGTTCQ is encoded by the coding sequence ATGAGAAAATACCGGATTCAGATCTTCGGGGAAGGGGACGATCATCCGCAGATCCTTGATTGCGAGGAAGGGGAGGTGATCACCGACGCGGCCGAGCGCGCGGGCATTCTCATTCGGGTGACGTGTGCAAACGGTGGCTGCGGAGCTTGTCGCGCCGAGGTCGTGGAAGGAATGGTGGGGTATACCGGGCCAGTTTCTCGGAAAAAACGGGTGGATCCGGCCACCGGAAACCTCAAGTACGAGTTGCTGTGCCGGGCCACGCCTTTAAGTGATGTGGTGGTGCGTCCGTTGAATGGTTGGAAGCAGAAAAAACAAAAGGTTTGGGCCGAGATTCGCCCGAACCCTATTTCAGGAGGGGGAACCACATGTCAGTGA
- a CDS encoding indolepyruvate oxidoreductase subunit beta family protein: protein MGSQDQERPGSGSQRRVVRILIGTVGGQGGGLLTNWLVRGFYYAGWFAQSIGVLGLAQRSGTVTYYVEATPGLERPMISVYAHPGDVDLVVGQELLELGRLLRGGFAAPGCTIIGNVYRYYTTLEKMPAGDGTYPVEQIMTTAKQLTDDVYLLDAAGTVRALGLPELTSNALLLGMMVASRKLRLAPEPFRRAIEESGVDTERNLRSFDEGYRLVSQGGAILPPPVRKEPVSWRDRAAELEARLTSSGQVQAYRRLLRGAEETFGGWLMPILAEAVYRLLDYQDARYVDEYIERVRGIWEAERRALPGGEARDWPVTRYFARHLAVWMTYEDAPRVAQLKTRRERFRKIKENFGIKKGQKFVVTEYLDPDGPQLYGILPARLVRALIGKQGERFKRLQNVKFPMRLKSTSVTGYALLKLIAGCRAWRRRSYRHRQEMEMMERWEAAVYRALREWPSLAEFAAQAGDLVKGYAHVRERALQDLWMYVERILPRVARLDQEGAADGRAVAQFSLKIAGREAGKGGEALSYVEDVEKERRSVSARAVSTTR from the coding sequence ATGGGATCGCAGGATCAGGAACGCCCCGGATCAGGGTCTCAGCGCCGGGTTGTAAGAATTCTGATCGGAACGGTTGGAGGACAAGGCGGCGGGCTGCTCACGAATTGGTTGGTTCGCGGATTTTATTACGCGGGATGGTTTGCCCAAAGCATCGGCGTTCTCGGGCTGGCCCAACGATCGGGCACTGTGACCTATTACGTGGAAGCGACGCCTGGGCTGGAACGGCCGATGATTTCTGTGTATGCCCATCCCGGAGATGTGGATCTGGTGGTGGGGCAAGAGCTTTTGGAATTGGGCCGATTGCTCCGGGGGGGATTTGCGGCGCCGGGATGTACAATTATCGGAAACGTTTACAGATATTATACTACCTTGGAGAAAATGCCTGCAGGAGATGGAACCTATCCCGTCGAACAAATCATGACTACTGCGAAACAATTGACCGACGATGTGTATTTGCTGGATGCGGCGGGCACGGTTCGCGCCCTGGGGCTGCCGGAACTCACGAGCAACGCCCTGCTGCTGGGTATGATGGTCGCGTCGAGGAAGCTTCGGTTGGCGCCTGAACCGTTTCGGAGGGCCATTGAAGAAAGCGGCGTGGACACGGAGCGCAATCTCCGCAGCTTTGACGAGGGATACCGGTTGGTGAGTCAAGGAGGGGCAATCCTACCCCCTCCCGTTCGGAAGGAGCCTGTATCTTGGCGGGACAGGGCTGCGGAACTGGAGGCTCGGTTGACCAGCAGCGGGCAAGTTCAGGCCTATCGCCGGCTGCTCAGAGGCGCTGAAGAGACATTCGGTGGGTGGCTGATGCCGATCTTGGCTGAGGCGGTTTATCGCCTGTTGGATTATCAAGATGCGAGGTATGTGGACGAGTACATCGAACGGGTGCGAGGCATTTGGGAGGCGGAGCGTCGCGCTTTGCCCGGGGGGGAGGCGCGCGATTGGCCGGTGACTCGGTATTTTGCCCGTCATTTGGCCGTTTGGATGACCTATGAAGATGCGCCGCGGGTTGCCCAACTCAAAACCCGGCGCGAAAGGTTCAGAAAGATCAAGGAAAACTTTGGGATAAAGAAAGGGCAGAAGTTTGTGGTGACCGAATACCTCGATCCCGACGGCCCGCAACTGTACGGAATTCTTCCCGCGCGGTTGGTGCGGGCATTGATCGGAAAACAGGGTGAACGCTTCAAACGCCTGCAGAATGTGAAATTCCCGATGAGGTTAAAGAGCACATCGGTGACGGGATACGCCTTGCTCAAACTGATCGCCGGGTGCCGGGCATGGCGGCGGCGGTCGTATCGCCACCGGCAGGAGATGGAGATGATGGAGCGGTGGGAAGCGGCCGTGTACCGAGCGCTGCGGGAGTGGCCGTCGCTGGCGGAATTCGCAGCCCAAGCCGGGGATCTGGTCAAGGGCTATGCTCACGTGCGGGAGAGGGCCTTGCAGGACCTGTGGATGTACGTGGAGCGGATCCTGCCCCGGGTCGCGCGGCTGGATCAAGAAGGGGCGGCGGACGGCCGGGCCGTCGCTCAGTTTTCCCTGAAGATCGCCGGTCGCGAGGCCGGGAAAGGAGGTGAGGCGCTTTCCTACGTCGAGGATGTGGAAAAAGAAAGGCGGTCGGTGAGTGCTCGGGCCGTGTCGACCACCCGATGA